The DNA region TCATCTATCAGAAGAAAAAAACTGTTAAAGGTCAGGATCCGGCATCTTTCGCCTGAAGCGCCGGCTTCTGTCAAGCCCGCAGGCAGGAACGCCGAGGTAGAATTCAGAAAGCCCTGTTTTGCCATCACTCCGGGGCAGTCAGCTGTATTCTATGATAAAGATAAGGTGGTTGGAGGCGGGATCATCGCAAAAGTCCTATCCTGATATCCCCGGACCGGATTCGCTAAAAAATCAATAAAATGCTTGATTTTAGCGGAAATTGTGATATATTTTTACTTTCTGACCGTATTGCAAATCCCGGATAAAAAGCTGTCACAATAGAAAGATCTTTCAGATGGAAGATAAGAATATAATCGAGATCAAAAATTTAGTCGATAAGTGGAAGGACAAGGAAGGCAACTTGATCATGATCCTCCACGAGATACAGAACCATCACGGATACGTCCCCCGTGAGCTTTCTTTGGAACTTTCCCGGATGCTGGGTGTGCCGCTGGCCCGGATCTACGAAGTGATCACTTTCTACAATTTCTTTAAATTATCCCCTCCAGGTAAACACAGAATATCCGTTTGTCTGGGAACAGCCTGTTATCTTAAGGGCGCCGCTGAACTTATTTCCGAACTTAAAAGCTTTTTAAGCGTGGAAGAAGGCCAGACCACAAAGGACGGGTTGTTCCATTTGGACGTGGTCAGGTGCCTGGGATGCTGCGGTTTGTCACCGGTGATGATGATCGATGATAAGGTCTACGGCAAGGTCAAAAAAGCCGAGGTCATCGATATCATATCCAAATATACTAAAGAGGGCTGATCTTATGGCAAAATTTACCCCGGCAGACATAGACAGGATCAAGAGTGAGACCAGATCCCGGTCAAAGAATTGGATCAAGGTGGGTATGAGCACTTGCGGCGTCGCCGCCGGCGCGGATGAGGTATTTGCCGTGTTCTCCGAGGAGGTAAAGAAGCGTAATCTCCAGGTTGAGGTGAAGAAGTGCGGCTGTCTGGGTATGTGTTACGCCGAGCCGCTGGTTGAGGTAAATATCGAGGGGAGCCCCGCGGTTATCTACGGCCGGGTGAATAAAGAAGTGGCTATTAAGATAATGGAAAAACATGTCTGCGACAAGATGTTGGTCAATGATTATGTGGTTGAACTGGAACTTAAAGATCAAACCGCCTAACTATGTACACTAAGACAATACTATTAAAGGATACCGCGCTTTTTCAGGAGGACAGGACAAAGGAATTTTATACCACCCTGTTGAACCAGTTGCGCGAGGCCGGCCTGCATGACGAGGTTCAGGTGGTCAGGGTGGCGGATATCGGCGTGTATAACCGCGGCATAGTGCTAAAGATTCTGCCGGATAATATATTTTATGCCGATGTAAAAGAAGAAGATATCAGAAAGATAATCAATCAGACCATAAAGGCCCATAAGATAGTCGATGGCATTCATCTCAAGCATGAGGCTAAGCAGATAAGGATAGTTCTGCGCAACTGCGGAAAGATCAATCCTGAAAGCATCGAGGAATATATAGCCTGCGACGGGTACCAGGCGTTGAAAAAGATACTGACTGAATACACCCCGGAAAAGGCCATAGAGGAATTAAAAAAAGCAGGGCTAAGGGGCCGGGGCGGCGCCGGTTATCCTACCTGGATGAAATGGAAGTTCGCCCGGGGGGTTGTTTCAGGGGAAAAATTCGTTATCTGCAACGCCGATGAAGGCGATCCGGGGGCTTATATGGATCGCAGCGTCCTGGAGGGCGATCCGCATTCGGTCATTGAGGGTTTGATCATCGCGGCATTCACTATAGGCGCTTCCAAAGGGTATTTTTATATAAGGGCTGAGTATCCCTTGGCGGTTGAAAGGATACAGAATGCCATAAATCAGGCTTACGAGCATGGTCTTTTAGGAAAAGATATATTAGGGACATCTTTTAATCTGGATATTGAGATCAGGTTAGGCGCGGGTGCGTTTGTCTGCGGAGAAGAAACCGCGTTGATCGCTTCGATAGAGGGCAGACGCGGAACGCCCAGGCCGCGTCCGCCGTATCCCTCGGTAAAAGGTTTATGGGGTAAACCCACGGTAATTAATAACGTGGAGACCCTGGCCAATATACCGGTGATATTCGCCAAAGGCGCGGAATGGTTTAACCGTATCGGCACGCCGACTTCCAAGGGGACAAAGGTTTTTGCCGTGACCGGTAAAGTTAAGAACTCCGGACTGGTAGAGGTCCCTATGGGGATAACCTTAAGAGAGATAGTTTATGATATCGGCGGCGGCACGATCTCCAATAAACCGGTAAAGGCGGTGCAGACCGGCGGTCCTTCCGGCGGGGTTATACCCGTTGAATGCCTGGATACGCCTGTGGATTACGAAAACCTGCAGAAATTAGGCTCGATCATGGGCTCAGGCGGTATGATCGTCATGGATGAGGACGATTGTATGGTGGATATCGCCAAGTTCTACCTCAAATTCTGCGTTGAGGAATCCTGCGGTAAATGCGCGCCCTGCCGTATAGGCGGGACCCAGATGCTGGCTATACTTGAACGCATATCCGAAGGCAAAGGCAAGATCGAAGATATCGCTTACTTAAAAAGGATCGCCTTTGCCATGCAGAAGGCGTCGTTATGCGGGCTGGGCCAGACCGCGTCTAATCCGGTGCTTTCGACCATAAGATATTTCGAGGCTGAATATAAAGAACATATCTTGGATAAGAAATGCGCTTCGCATAAATGCGCTAACCTGGCCACTTACAGCGTAATTCAGGAGAAATGCAAGAAATGCGGGATGTGCCAGAAGAACTGC from Candidatus Omnitrophota bacterium includes:
- a CDS encoding NAD(P)H-dependent oxidoreductase subunit E encodes the protein MEDKNIIEIKNLVDKWKDKEGNLIMILHEIQNHHGYVPRELSLELSRMLGVPLARIYEVITFYNFFKLSPPGKHRISVCLGTACYLKGAAELISELKSFLSVEEGQTTKDGLFHLDVVRCLGCCGLSPVMMIDDKVYGKVKKAEVIDIISKYTKEG
- a CDS encoding (2Fe-2S) ferredoxin domain-containing protein, producing the protein MAKFTPADIDRIKSETRSRSKNWIKVGMSTCGVAAGADEVFAVFSEEVKKRNLQVEVKKCGCLGMCYAEPLVEVNIEGSPAVIYGRVNKEVAIKIMEKHVCDKMLVNDYVVELELKDQTA
- a CDS encoding NADH-quinone oxidoreductase subunit NuoF → MYTKTILLKDTALFQEDRTKEFYTTLLNQLREAGLHDEVQVVRVADIGVYNRGIVLKILPDNIFYADVKEEDIRKIINQTIKAHKIVDGIHLKHEAKQIRIVLRNCGKINPESIEEYIACDGYQALKKILTEYTPEKAIEELKKAGLRGRGGAGYPTWMKWKFARGVVSGEKFVICNADEGDPGAYMDRSVLEGDPHSVIEGLIIAAFTIGASKGYFYIRAEYPLAVERIQNAINQAYEHGLLGKDILGTSFNLDIEIRLGAGAFVCGEETALIASIEGRRGTPRPRPPYPSVKGLWGKPTVINNVETLANIPVIFAKGAEWFNRIGTPTSKGTKVFAVTGKVKNSGLVEVPMGITLREIVYDIGGGTISNKPVKAVQTGGPSGGVIPVECLDTPVDYENLQKLGSIMGSGGMIVMDEDDCMVDIAKFYLKFCVEESCGKCAPCRIGGTQMLAILERISEGKGKIEDIAYLKRIAFAMQKASLCGLGQTASNPVLSTIRYFEAEYKEHILDKKCASHKCANLATYSVIQEKCKKCGMCQKNCPVDAIPGSKEEGFMIKQEKCVKCGRCFEVCKFKAILKG